The following proteins are co-located in the Streptomyces bottropensis ATCC 25435 genome:
- a CDS encoding PaaX family transcriptional regulator, whose product MEDYDILDTPDSDDLDSETPDRENTGRENTGGDPPDSDTTGGPQPRAQSLMLAFFGNHVLEEGDRDRCVYSGSIIDVLGRVGVGEQAVRSTLTRMVNRGLLRRRREGRRMYFGLTPQATRVLLDGRTRIWRQGAVNDDWDGTWTLLGFSLPDSWKRRRHDLRSRLTWSGFGALYNGLWIAPGDVDIAGVVAELGLTGHVKIFHARADVATDIELMIRDTWDVEGIAARYVSFDKRWTAHLGAGSAEDPIATRLRLVSDWLRTVRADPRLPARHLPPEWPARPAEDTFRRVAYRTEEPARRMAGALLDTVAPNWPRPAEAGPASRGAFAHPPDGP is encoded by the coding sequence GTGGAGGACTACGACATCCTGGACACCCCGGACAGCGACGACCTGGACAGCGAGACCCCGGACCGCGAGAACACGGGCCGCGAGAACACGGGCGGCGACCCCCCGGACAGCGACACCACGGGCGGCCCGCAGCCGCGCGCGCAGTCGCTGATGCTCGCGTTCTTCGGCAACCACGTGCTGGAGGAGGGCGATCGCGACCGGTGCGTGTACTCGGGCAGCATCATCGACGTGCTGGGCCGGGTCGGCGTCGGTGAACAGGCCGTACGCTCCACGCTGACCCGCATGGTCAACCGGGGTCTGCTGCGGCGCCGGCGCGAGGGCCGCAGGATGTATTTCGGCCTCACACCGCAGGCGACCCGCGTCCTGCTGGACGGCCGCACGCGCATCTGGCGACAGGGCGCGGTCAACGACGACTGGGACGGCACCTGGACCCTCCTCGGCTTCTCCCTCCCCGACTCCTGGAAGCGCCGGCGGCACGACCTGCGCTCGCGACTGACCTGGTCCGGGTTCGGCGCCCTCTACAACGGGCTGTGGATCGCCCCGGGGGACGTCGACATCGCCGGTGTCGTCGCGGAGCTGGGACTCACCGGCCACGTCAAGATCTTTCACGCCCGGGCGGACGTCGCCACCGACATCGAGCTGATGATCCGCGACACCTGGGACGTGGAGGGCATCGCCGCCCGCTACGTCTCCTTCGACAAGCGCTGGACGGCCCACCTGGGCGCCGGTTCGGCCGAGGACCCGATCGCGACGCGTCTGCGGCTGGTCAGCGACTGGCTCCGGACCGTCCGCGCCGACCCCCGCCTCCCCGCCCGCCACCTGCCCCCCGAGTGGCCGGCCCGCCCCGCCGAGGACACCTTCCGCCGGGTCGCGTACCGGACCGAGGAGCCCGCTCGGCGGATGGCCGGCGCCCTCCTCGACACGGTCGCGCCGAACTGGCCCCGGCCCGCCGAAGCCGGCCCTGCCTCGCGTGGAGCCTTCGCGCACCCCCCGGACGGCCCCTAG
- a CDS encoding SDR family NAD(P)-dependent oxidoreductase: MTTIAVIGAGPGLGAAVARRFGREGFAVALVARDPQRTRALAADLADQGVTAQGFAADVRDPDALTAALEAAHTALGPVEVLQYSPLPHRDYMLPVLRTGAADLVGPIEFSVYGAVAAVRQVLPGMRGLGRGTVLLVNGGTAVVPHPDRAGTSVAFAAQSAYGRMLHDTLAGEGIHVAQLVVPGAIVPGHPRKDPAVLADTLWGIHRDRHGFRHFADDLDAS; the protein is encoded by the coding sequence ATGACCACCATCGCCGTCATCGGAGCCGGGCCGGGCCTCGGCGCGGCCGTCGCCCGTCGCTTCGGCCGTGAGGGGTTCGCCGTGGCGCTCGTCGCCCGCGACCCGCAGCGGACGAGGGCGCTCGCCGCCGACCTGGCCGACCAGGGCGTCACGGCCCAGGGCTTCGCCGCGGACGTTCGCGACCCGGACGCCCTGACCGCCGCGCTGGAGGCGGCGCACACGGCGCTGGGGCCGGTCGAGGTCCTGCAGTACAGCCCGCTGCCGCACCGGGACTACATGCTGCCGGTGCTTCGGACGGGCGCCGCCGACCTGGTCGGCCCGATCGAGTTCTCCGTCTACGGCGCGGTCGCCGCCGTCCGGCAGGTGCTGCCCGGCATGCGCGGCCTCGGCCGGGGCACGGTCCTCCTCGTCAACGGCGGCACCGCCGTGGTCCCGCACCCCGACCGGGCCGGCACGTCCGTCGCGTTCGCCGCGCAGAGCGCGTACGGCCGGATGCTGCACGACACCCTCGCGGGAGAGGGCATCCATGTCGCCCAGCTGGTCGTGCCCGGCGCGATCGTCCCCGGGCACCCCAGGAAGGACCCGGCCGTCCTCGCGGACACCCTGTGGGGCATCCACCGCGACCGGCACGGCTTCCGTCACTTCGCCGACGACCTCGACGCTTCCTGA
- a CDS encoding VOC family protein encodes MITTDLTPGSPCWLDLGAPDVPAAAAFYHSVLGWEYEPMGGGGDADEGMEGEGGVFRKDGKIVGGLGELTEKGAHPAWMIYYTVTDADATTRAVESAGGTVRVAPRDLGDWGRMAQFSDPQGGQFAAWQPGANAGFELADEPGSLSWTELYTTDAAAAKEFYGGVFGWQFGDMPLPEGAGTYNLVTPAGLPEERMQGGVMQLRPQDLALTDGRPYWHPVFAVTDCDAAVGAVTGHGGSVQMGPVDMEGVGRLAVCLDPSRADFVLLAPAES; translated from the coding sequence GTGATCACCACCGACCTCACCCCCGGCTCCCCCTGCTGGCTCGACCTCGGCGCCCCCGACGTACCGGCCGCGGCGGCCTTCTACCACTCGGTGCTCGGCTGGGAGTACGAGCCCATGGGCGGCGGCGGGGACGCGGACGAGGGCATGGAGGGCGAGGGCGGAGTCTTCCGCAAGGACGGCAAGATCGTCGGCGGGCTGGGCGAACTCACCGAGAAGGGCGCGCACCCGGCCTGGATGATCTACTACACCGTCACCGACGCGGACGCCACGACCCGGGCCGTGGAGAGCGCCGGGGGCACGGTGCGCGTGGCGCCGCGGGATCTCGGCGACTGGGGGCGGATGGCGCAGTTCAGCGACCCGCAGGGCGGCCAGTTCGCGGCGTGGCAGCCGGGCGCCAACGCGGGGTTCGAGCTGGCCGACGAGCCGGGCTCACTGTCCTGGACCGAGCTGTACACGACCGACGCCGCGGCCGCCAAGGAGTTCTACGGCGGCGTCTTCGGCTGGCAGTTCGGCGACATGCCCCTGCCGGAGGGCGCGGGCACGTACAACCTCGTCACGCCCGCCGGACTCCCGGAGGAGCGGATGCAGGGCGGCGTGATGCAACTCCGCCCGCAGGACCTCGCACTGACGGACGGACGGCCCTACTGGCACCCCGTCTTCGCCGTCACCGACTGCGACGCCGCGGTCGGCGCCGTCACCGGGCACGGCGGCAGTGTGCAGATGGGGCCCGTGGACATGGAGGGCGTCGGCCGGCTGGCCGTCTGTCTCGACCCCTCCCGCGCGGACTTCGTGCTCCTCGCCCCCGCCGAGAGCTGA
- a CDS encoding alpha/beta hydrolase — protein MPFSASFKARGVQLLLSGVMTRVHKDLRFTDVPTRTETLRIETGAGPVQCTVYRPPADTAAPAPVYVNFHGGGFIVARPEQDDHICRSIAATAGCVVINVDYAVAPQRVFPTAVTQAYDVTEWIVENGSAHGWDGSRVAVGGHSAGANLAAGICRTARDRGTFTPRLQIIDSAPLDMRADPATKRSRIAKPLLTPQLMRIFTAAYVPDPADLTDPLVSPGLADDLTGLPPALVITAENDRLRDEGDAYAKALQAAGVPVTHRLFEGVDHYFTHTGPVPEGKEAIALMAEALRTALDATVPDAA, from the coding sequence ATGCCGTTCAGTGCCAGTTTCAAGGCCAGAGGGGTCCAGCTGCTGCTCAGCGGCGTCATGACCCGTGTCCACAAGGACCTGCGCTTCACCGATGTCCCGACGCGGACGGAAACCCTTCGCATCGAGACCGGCGCCGGACCGGTCCAGTGCACGGTCTACCGCCCGCCGGCCGACACCGCCGCCCCGGCCCCCGTGTACGTCAACTTCCACGGCGGCGGCTTCATCGTGGCCCGCCCCGAGCAGGACGACCACATCTGCCGCTCCATAGCCGCCACGGCCGGCTGTGTGGTGATCAACGTGGACTACGCCGTCGCGCCGCAGCGAGTCTTCCCCACCGCCGTCACGCAGGCCTACGACGTCACCGAGTGGATCGTCGAGAACGGCTCGGCGCACGGCTGGGACGGTTCACGGGTCGCCGTGGGCGGACACAGCGCGGGAGCCAACCTGGCCGCCGGGATCTGCCGTACGGCCCGCGACCGGGGCACCTTCACCCCCCGCCTCCAGATCATCGACTCCGCCCCGCTCGACATGCGCGCCGACCCGGCCACCAAGCGGTCCCGCATCGCCAAGCCGCTGCTCACTCCCCAGCTCATGCGGATCTTCACCGCCGCCTACGTCCCCGACCCGGCCGACCTCACCGACCCCCTGGTCTCGCCCGGCCTCGCCGACGACCTCACCGGACTGCCGCCCGCCCTCGTCATCACCGCCGAGAACGACCGTCTGCGCGACGAGGGCGACGCCTACGCCAAGGCCCTCCAGGCCGCGGGCGTCCCGGTCACCCACCGCCTCTTCGAGGGCGTCGACCACTACTTCACCCACACCGGCCCGGTGCCGGAGGGCAAGGAGGCGATAGCCCTGATGGCCGAGGCCCTCCGCACGGCGCTCGACGCCACGGTCCCCGACGCCGCTTGA
- a CDS encoding alpha/beta fold hydrolase — MRLHTREWGAGERTALLVHGIMSDSRTWRRVAPALVERGYRVIAVDLRGHGVSPRGEYSPELFAGDLVDTLPRQADLALGHSLGGLTLSLAVERLRPLRAVYSDPAWSSADPARHIGPEIFAAFKRAGRAQTVALNPRWDAEDVDIEMATLAAWDAASAHFLGGRPLTGFVPDRPAVPSLVQLADPSFLVGAEDADRLRASGFEVRTVTGAGHTIHRDDFDGFMKSLDGWI; from the coding sequence GTGCGGCTCCACACCCGGGAATGGGGCGCGGGTGAGCGGACGGCCCTGCTCGTGCACGGCATCATGTCGGACTCCCGTACCTGGCGACGCGTGGCGCCGGCGCTCGTGGAGCGCGGCTACCGGGTGATCGCCGTGGACCTGCGCGGCCACGGGGTCTCGCCACGCGGTGAGTACAGCCCGGAACTCTTCGCCGGCGACCTCGTCGACACGCTGCCCCGCCAGGCGGACCTGGCCCTCGGTCACTCCCTGGGCGGGCTCACCCTGTCCCTCGCCGTGGAGCGGCTGCGGCCTCTGCGGGCGGTCTACTCGGACCCGGCCTGGTCCTCGGCCGACCCCGCCCGGCACATCGGCCCCGAGATCTTCGCCGCCTTCAAGCGCGCCGGCCGCGCGCAGACCGTCGCGCTCAACCCGCGCTGGGACGCCGAGGACGTCGACATCGAGATGGCCACGCTGGCCGCGTGGGACGCCGCCTCCGCGCACTTCCTCGGCGGCCGCCCGCTCACCGGCTTCGTCCCCGACCGCCCCGCCGTGCCCTCCCTGGTCCAACTCGCCGACCCCAGCTTCCTGGTGGGGGCCGAGGACGCCGACCGGCTCCGGGCGAGCGGCTTCGAGGTCCGTACGGTCACCGGCGCGGGACACACCATCCACCGCGACGACTTCGACGGCTTCATGAAGTCCCTGGACGGCTGGATCTGA
- a CDS encoding MBL fold metallo-hydrolase, translating to MKVHHLNCGTMLPLTGALVCHVLLVETPGGLVLVDSGFGLRDVADPRRRLGRDRHLLRPVLREEETAARQVEALGFRRDDVRHIVVTHFDLDHIGGLADFPDAQVHTTAAEALGSMVSPSWRERSRYRPVQWAHGPKVVEHTPDGEAWRGFAAAEELGAVAPGIVLISLPGHTRGHACVAVDTASGWILHAGDAFFHRATLDGHAPVPRALRTVENLLADDRRKVRDNHARLAELHRREESGLRIVNAHDPVLWERARGTAA from the coding sequence GTGAAGGTCCACCACCTCAACTGCGGGACGATGCTCCCCCTCACCGGCGCGCTGGTCTGCCACGTCCTGCTCGTCGAGACGCCGGGCGGGCTGGTGCTGGTGGACTCCGGGTTCGGGTTGCGTGATGTCGCCGATCCCCGGCGCCGGCTGGGGCGGGACCGGCATCTGCTCAGGCCGGTGCTCCGGGAGGAGGAGACGGCCGCGCGTCAGGTCGAGGCGCTCGGGTTCCGGCGGGACGACGTGCGGCACATCGTCGTCACGCACTTCGACCTCGACCACATCGGAGGGCTGGCCGACTTCCCCGACGCGCAGGTCCACACGACCGCCGCCGAGGCCCTGGGGTCCATGGTCTCCCCGTCGTGGCGGGAGCGTTCGCGCTACCGGCCGGTCCAGTGGGCCCACGGCCCGAAGGTCGTCGAGCACACCCCGGACGGCGAGGCGTGGCGCGGTTTCGCCGCCGCCGAGGAACTCGGCGCCGTCGCCCCGGGCATCGTGCTGATCTCCCTGCCGGGGCACACCCGCGGCCATGCCTGCGTCGCGGTGGACACCGCAAGCGGCTGGATCCTGCACGCCGGTGACGCCTTCTTCCACCGCGCGACACTCGACGGACACGCCCCGGTGCCGCGCGCCCTGCGCACGGTGGAGAACCTGTTGGCGGACGACCGGAGGAAGGTCCGCGACAACCACGCCCGGCTGGCCGAGCTGCACCGGCGCGAGGAGAGCGGCCTGCGCATCGTCAACGCGCACGATCCCGTGCTGTGGGAGAGGGCTCGCGGTACGGCGGCGTGA
- a CDS encoding Crp/Fnr family transcriptional regulator gives MLSDEVWRDLRSQGVTRTFPKRSVMLRQGSPGTHLLALTSGLAKVVCREPNGANTWLAFRGPGDLLGEVSVFNGTARTADVVALTSCVAVVLDAERFVRFVEERGLVIHLMRQALARMRESDLHRGELQTLPLAVRLARTLLRLAVLTGQMAESNVVRLTGLNQEEVAQAIGVTRNAVISTLGQLRAVGLIETARRVIVIRDVEALRRWAAAD, from the coding sequence GTGCTGTCCGATGAAGTCTGGCGCGACCTGCGCAGTCAAGGCGTGACCAGGACCTTTCCGAAGCGCAGCGTGATGCTGCGGCAGGGATCTCCCGGGACCCACCTCCTGGCCCTTACCTCCGGGTTGGCCAAGGTGGTGTGCCGAGAGCCCAACGGTGCCAACACCTGGCTTGCGTTCCGAGGGCCGGGGGACCTCCTGGGAGAGGTCTCGGTCTTCAACGGAACCGCACGCACGGCAGACGTTGTCGCCTTGACGTCCTGTGTTGCGGTCGTCCTGGACGCCGAGCGCTTCGTGCGGTTCGTCGAGGAGCGCGGACTGGTCATCCATCTGATGCGCCAGGCACTCGCCAGGATGCGCGAGTCGGACCTCCACCGAGGTGAACTGCAGACCCTGCCCTTGGCCGTGCGGTTGGCGCGCACGCTCCTGAGGCTGGCCGTGCTCACCGGTCAGATGGCGGAGAGCAACGTCGTTCGGCTGACCGGCCTGAACCAGGAAGAGGTCGCGCAGGCAATCGGCGTGACACGCAATGCGGTCATCAGCACGTTGGGGCAACTGCGGGCGGTCGGGCTCATCGAAACGGCGCGGCGGGTGATCGTCATCAGGGACGTGGAAGCCCTGCGGCGCTGGGCGGCGGCCGATTGA
- a CDS encoding Pycsar system effector family protein → MWAVPLWWTAAVTTTGALVFLLLALAPRRGARAEEGCGLLAYYEDVVRAKTRADLSAGLRRDGSGPQARLLLALTETSRIARAKNRCVRHAIVLLPAITAALTMLALGH, encoded by the coding sequence GTGTGGGCCGTCCCCTTGTGGTGGACGGCAGCGGTCACCACGACCGGGGCGTTGGTCTTTCTCCTCCTGGCTCTCGCCCCGCGCCGTGGGGCACGAGCCGAAGAGGGGTGCGGCCTCCTTGCATACTACGAAGACGTGGTGCGTGCGAAAACGCGCGCCGATTTGTCGGCTGGACTCAGACGGGACGGTTCGGGTCCCCAGGCCCGGCTACTCCTTGCGCTGACAGAGACCAGCAGGATCGCCCGAGCCAAGAACCGCTGCGTGCGGCACGCCATAGTGCTGCTGCCAGCGATCACCGCGGCGCTCACGATGCTTGCGCTCGGTCACTGA
- a CDS encoding nucleotidyl transferase AbiEii/AbiGii toxin family protein translates to MPELHARLLADVIALGSPYPLVLTGGYAVRAHRLVNRPSQDLDVATENPAPMADIAAALCSGLTARGWKVQALETAPLSARFTVTDPATGQECEVDILKEIFWRPVAQSPYGPVLAEEDVIGTKVRALADRGAPRDLIDVFAASRHWTTAELEEFGRRHARGRFEHEDLQANLTGAEWTDDEAFTAYGLDDATITALRAWAVEWAGDLATRLLEESGDLDID, encoded by the coding sequence ATGCCGGAGCTGCACGCGCGGCTACTCGCGGATGTGATCGCTCTCGGCTCGCCGTACCCCTTGGTCCTCACCGGCGGGTACGCCGTGAGGGCGCACCGCCTCGTGAACCGACCCAGCCAGGACCTGGACGTCGCCACCGAGAACCCGGCGCCCATGGCCGACATCGCAGCCGCGCTCTGTAGCGGCCTGACAGCCCGGGGCTGGAAGGTGCAGGCGCTGGAGACCGCCCCGCTGTCCGCTCGCTTCACCGTGACGGACCCCGCCACCGGGCAGGAGTGCGAAGTCGACATCCTCAAAGAGATCTTCTGGCGACCCGTCGCCCAGAGCCCGTATGGGCCCGTCCTCGCCGAGGAGGACGTGATCGGGACCAAGGTTCGAGCCCTCGCCGACCGCGGAGCACCCCGCGACCTGATCGACGTGTTCGCTGCTTCCCGCCACTGGACGACCGCCGAGCTCGAGGAGTTCGGCCGCCGCCACGCCCGCGGCCGCTTCGAGCACGAGGACCTCCAGGCGAACCTCACCGGCGCCGAGTGGACCGACGACGAAGCCTTCACCGCCTACGGCCTCGACGACGCCACGATCACCGCTCTGCGCGCCTGGGCCGTGGAATGGGCCGGCGATCTCGCGACGCGTCTCCTCGAAGAGTCCGGTGACCTCGACATCGACTGA
- a CDS encoding magnesium and cobalt transport protein CorA: protein MADRRERRGPESAGPAPRGGRKSGWRRALPPSSAPPAPPTTPSREPAAPTPAERAASVVEAAVYQDGVRVSSPATLADTFRELREAPAGMAWIGLARPTEGELLSLAAEFDLHPLAVEDAMEAHQRPKLERYGDTLFVVLRAARYLDAPEEVDFGELHVFVGPDFVITVRHGAAPDLSAVRRRMEETPELLKLGPEAVLYAILDAVVDGYAPVVAGVQNDVDEIETEVFRGDPEVSRRIYELSREMVEFQRATRPLVGMLHGLMAGFAKYETDDELQRYLRDVADHVTHTSERVDGFRQALTDILTVNATLVTQQQNAEMRALAEAGFEQNEEIKKISSWAAILFAPTLVGTIYGMNFEHMPELGWSFGYPFAIGLMGVVCASLYVIFKRRDWL, encoded by the coding sequence ATGGCCGATCGACGCGAGCGCCGGGGCCCGGAGAGCGCCGGCCCTGCCCCGAGGGGCGGCCGGAAGTCCGGCTGGCGCCGCGCCCTGCCCCCCTCGTCGGCACCACCCGCCCCGCCCACCACCCCGAGCCGTGAACCGGCGGCGCCGACCCCGGCCGAACGGGCGGCCAGCGTGGTCGAGGCGGCCGTGTACCAGGACGGCGTACGCGTCTCCTCGCCCGCCACGCTCGCGGACACCTTCCGCGAGCTGCGGGAGGCGCCGGCCGGGATGGCGTGGATCGGCCTCGCCCGCCCGACCGAGGGCGAACTCCTCTCCCTGGCCGCTGAGTTCGACCTCCACCCGCTCGCCGTCGAGGACGCGATGGAGGCCCATCAGCGTCCCAAGCTGGAGCGCTACGGCGACACCCTCTTCGTCGTCCTGCGCGCCGCCCGCTATCTCGACGCCCCCGAGGAGGTCGACTTCGGCGAGCTGCACGTCTTCGTGGGGCCGGACTTCGTCATCACGGTCCGGCACGGCGCGGCACCGGACCTGTCGGCCGTCCGCCGCCGCATGGAGGAGACCCCGGAGCTGCTGAAGCTGGGTCCCGAGGCGGTCCTCTACGCCATCCTCGACGCGGTGGTCGACGGGTACGCGCCCGTCGTCGCCGGGGTGCAGAACGACGTCGACGAGATCGAGACGGAGGTCTTCCGCGGCGACCCGGAGGTCTCCCGCCGCATCTACGAACTCTCCCGCGAGATGGTGGAGTTCCAGCGCGCCACCCGCCCCCTCGTCGGCATGCTGCACGGCCTCATGGCCGGCTTCGCCAAGTACGAGACGGACGACGAACTCCAGCGCTACCTCCGCGACGTCGCCGACCACGTGACCCACACCAGCGAACGGGTCGACGGCTTCCGGCAGGCCCTCACCGACATCCTCACGGTGAACGCCACCCTCGTCACCCAGCAACAGAACGCGGAGATGAGGGCGTTGGCGGAAGCGGGCTTCGAACAGAACGAGGAGATCAAGAAGATCTCCTCTTGGGCGGCCATTCTCTTTGCTCCGACGCTCGTAGGAACTATCTACGGGATGAACTTCGAGCACATGCCGGAGCTGGGCTGGAGCTTCGGATACCCGTTCGCGATCGGCCTCATGGGGGTTGTCTGTGCCAGTTTGTACGTGATTTTCAAGCGACGGGACTGGCTCTGA
- a CDS encoding winged helix DNA-binding domain-containing protein, with protein sequence MTNKATQTAPRLGIQALNRATLARQLLLHRAPVSAEAAPRATGGPTPPPVSAHPAVTHLLGLQAQNVRPPYYALAARLDGFAPEQLSTLMADRDVVRIVTMRSTIHTHTADDCLALRPLVQPARERELNLFRKGLAGVDLERLEAIARELVEEEPRTLKQLREALIVEWPDADPFALGLAARCRLPLVQVTPRGLWGRSGQVALTTAEHWLGRPAQQAPAPETVVRRYLAAFGPASVKDMQAWAGVTRLREAFERLRPELLVFRDDRGTELFDLPDAPRPDPETPAPPRLLPEFDNLLLSHADRSRVVPPDLKGRSWQGNQAYRTFLVDGFLAGLWKLDENLLTLEPFGALTGEQRTGLVAEAERTLRTLHGDGPYDIRFGTVVT encoded by the coding sequence ATGACGAACAAGGCGACCCAGACCGCCCCCCGGCTCGGCATCCAGGCCCTCAACCGCGCGACCCTGGCCCGCCAGCTCCTGCTGCACCGGGCGCCCGTGTCCGCCGAGGCCGCCCCCCGGGCGACCGGCGGCCCCACACCCCCGCCCGTGTCCGCCCACCCCGCCGTCACCCACCTCCTCGGGCTCCAGGCGCAGAACGTACGGCCGCCGTACTACGCCCTCGCCGCCCGGCTGGACGGCTTCGCGCCCGAGCAGCTGTCGACGCTGATGGCCGACCGCGACGTCGTGCGCATCGTCACCATGCGGTCCACGATCCACACGCACACCGCCGACGACTGCCTCGCCCTGCGGCCGCTGGTGCAGCCGGCCCGGGAGCGGGAGCTGAACCTGTTCCGCAAGGGGCTGGCCGGGGTCGACCTGGAGCGGCTGGAGGCGATCGCGCGGGAACTCGTCGAGGAGGAGCCGCGCACCCTGAAGCAGTTGCGCGAGGCGCTGATCGTGGAGTGGCCGGACGCCGACCCGTTCGCTCTCGGCCTCGCCGCGCGCTGCCGGCTGCCGCTCGTGCAGGTCACCCCGCGCGGCCTGTGGGGCAGGAGTGGGCAGGTCGCCCTGACCACCGCCGAGCACTGGCTCGGGCGTCCCGCCCAGCAGGCACCCGCGCCCGAGACCGTCGTCCGGCGTTATCTCGCCGCCTTCGGACCCGCCTCCGTGAAGGACATGCAGGCCTGGGCCGGAGTGACCCGCCTGCGCGAGGCGTTCGAGCGGCTGCGACCGGAGCTGCTCGTCTTCCGCGACGACCGCGGCACCGAACTCTTCGACCTCCCGGACGCGCCTCGCCCCGACCCTGAGACCCCGGCGCCGCCCCGGCTGCTCCCCGAGTTCGACAACCTGCTCCTCTCCCACGCCGACCGCTCCCGCGTGGTCCCGCCGGACCTCAAGGGCCGCTCCTGGCAAGGGAACCAGGCCTATCGCACCTTCCTCGTCGACGGGTTCCTGGCCGGTCTGTGGAAGCTGGACGAGAACCTCCTCACGCTGGAACCCTTCGGCGCTCTCACCGGGGAACAGCGGACCGGCCTGGTGGCGGAGGCCGAGCGGACGCTCCGCACCCTGCACGGCGACGGACCGTACGACATCCGCTTCGGCACGGTCGTCACATGA
- a CDS encoding S1 family serine peptidase, which translates to MFGFNRVKKSMVAAAATAAAAAAALLTAPGAAAAPQPIVGGTTTTASAYPYVMQITNASQSQFCGGTLVSPTKVITAAHCMVGRTTSNTRVVGGRTYRNGTNGTVSTLSKIWIHPSYNSSTMTSDVAVLTLAVAQPYTTASYVSASQTGVYAAGTTARIIGWGTTSSGGSSSNQLRTATVPVVADSVCGSSSSYGSEFVASSMVCAGFSSGGVDTCQGDSGGPLMIGGVLAGIVSWGYGCADAQYPGIYTRLTTFSNTVAAQIAS; encoded by the coding sequence ATGTTCGGGTTCAACCGCGTCAAGAAGTCGATGGTCGCCGCAGCCGCCACCGCTGCCGCCGCCGCTGCCGCGCTGCTCACCGCGCCGGGCGCCGCCGCCGCTCCCCAGCCCATCGTGGGTGGTACGACCACCACCGCGAGCGCGTACCCGTACGTCATGCAGATCACGAACGCCTCGCAGAGCCAGTTCTGTGGTGGCACCCTCGTGTCGCCCACCAAGGTGATCACCGCCGCGCACTGCATGGTCGGCAGAACCACCTCCAACACCCGCGTCGTGGGCGGCCGCACCTACCGCAACGGCACCAACGGCACGGTCAGCACGCTCAGCAAGATCTGGATCCACCCGAGCTACAACAGCTCCACGATGACCAGCGACGTGGCCGTGCTGACGCTCGCCGTCGCGCAGCCCTACACCACGGCGTCCTACGTCAGCGCCTCGCAGACGGGCGTCTACGCGGCCGGGACCACCGCCCGCATCATCGGCTGGGGCACCACCTCCTCGGGCGGCTCCTCCTCCAACCAGCTGCGCACCGCGACCGTCCCGGTCGTGGCCGACTCGGTCTGCGGCAGCTCCAGCTCCTACGGCTCCGAGTTCGTGGCGAGCTCCATGGTTTGCGCCGGATTCTCCTCCGGCGGCGTCGACACCTGCCAGGGCGACAGCGGCGGTCCCCTGATGATCGGGGGCGTCCTGGCAGGCATAGTCTCCTGGGGTTACGGCTGCGCCGACGCGCAGTACCCCGGCATCTACACCCGGCTGACCACCTTCTCCAACACGGTGGCCGCGCAGATCGCCTCGTAG